ATTTGACATGAGGGTGATTCACTCTGAATTCTTCATGAACTTAAACGATATTTTGAATCAAAAGATTGGTTTCACTTATTCAATCCAACACTCAAAAGATCTTTACAAGGAAGCTCTTGAGAGCATAGCTCAGGCTTTAGATGCAAGGGACCCGTTTTCTGCAAAGCACTCCAAAAGAGTTAGTACCTTTTCTGTAAGATTTGGAAAATATCTGAAACTGGATAAAAAGGACATAGACGTTCTTGGATTTGGCGCACTACTTCATGATATAGGCAAGGTAGGAATTCCAGATACTATACTAAAAAAGCCCGATAAATTAACACAAACGGAGTATATTCTAATGCAGTCTCATCCAATTGTTGGATATAATATTTTAAAATCCATAAAGGAAGAGCTTATGCCAGGGCTTTTGGAGATTATTTTGTATCACCACGAAAGATATGATGGGAAGGGTTATCCATATGGTCTAAGCAAAGACGAAATACCATTTCTTGCAAAGTTAGTTTCTATTGCTGATTCTTTTGAGGCTATGATTTCTGATAGACCCTACAGGAAAGGAATGACGAAGCTGGATGCTCTTGCAGAAATAAGCAGGTGTTCTGGTACACAGTTTGATCCTTATCTTGCTCAGATGTTTGTTAGGATGATTTCCCAAACAGCCGATGAAGATTAAATTCAAATTTAAGGAGGGCAAAATGATAGTGTTGTTTTTTAGATTATTGAAAAAAAATATCCTTTTATTGTTAATGTTTTTGCTTACTTTGTGCTTAGCGCTTCTTCCCACAAATGCGTATGCTTTTCAAGTAGTCGATCAGGGAATATCCAAAATGGCTCCAAACAATCAGGACCCAAATAGTTTTGAGAAGCTAACTGTCTTCCCCCAAGACTGGCCTATTTTATACTATTGGGTAAAATATGCCGATGCAGTGCCCAATGATAAGTTGGTAGCAAGATTTCAGTATATAGATCAGGAGCCAACTACTTTCTCTGAGATCTCAGAAGTGGTAGAAAAACCTGACGAATTATGGATTACACATGTAGCCCTTAATCCGGGTAAAAGTTGGCCAGTAGGGAAGTATGAGATAATCCTTTTGTTGAACGGCAAAGAAGTATCAAAGCTTGATTTTGAGGTGAAATAGGTTGGTTGGAATAACTGCCTTCCCTTTTTCAGGAAAAACTACAGTTGTTAACCTTTTACTGAAAAGAAGCAGCTTGCAAAAATCGGAAAGCGAGGGAAGGATACCGGTTCCTGATGAAAGACTTGAAACTTTGGCCAAAATCTTTGAACCACTTAAAAAAACTCCAGCATTTATTCCCATAAAAGAGCTAAGTGCATTTGACTTAAGAAAGAAAATAGATCCATCGCTTATAAACGAGATGAAAAACGCTGATGTTATATCCTTTGTGGCTAGGTCTTTTGACATTTCGCTTTATCCATATATATACCCAGATGTTGATCCGAGGCGAGATATAAGAAAATTTTTAGATGAACTTATAATTGAAGATATTGCCGTCGTAGAAAAGAGGATAAAAACTTCTTTAAAAGGGGTTAAGAAAAATAGTCAGGAAGAAGAAATAGAAATTCTAAGAAAAGCTCTTCCAATATTAGAAGAAGGGAAGTTATTCAGAGAGGTAGAACTTTCAAATGATGAAGTAACACATCTAAAGCATTATTCATTTTTGACCCTTAAGCCATTTCTTTTGCTACTCAATATTGGTGAAAATGATCTTGCCAATATTGGGCAAATTGAAGATGAATTCACCCGTTTTCTTGGGAAGAGTGCTAAAGTTCTTGCGCTTTCTGCGAAGTTAGAAGAAGAGTTATCAATGCTTGAGCCTGAAGAGGCAAAGGAAATGCTCTTAAGTTTTGGTTTAACAAGTTTTGGTCTTGAAAGATTTATTCAAGCTTGTTACAACCTGTTGGGATATATGACGTTTTTTACAGTTGGTAAGGATGAGGTTAGAGCTTGGCAAGTAAGAAAAGGTGCAAGTGCCTTAGAGGCTGCGGCAAAGATTCATTCTGATATTGCAAGGGGATTTATCCGCGCTGAAGTTATTTCGTATGAGGATTTTATAGGTTGCGGCTCAATGAATGAGGCGAAGAAGAGAGGCCTTTTAAGGTTAGAAGGCAAGGAATATTTGGTAAAGGATGGCGACATCCTCCACGTTAGATTCAATATCTAAATTTAGATGACTAAAGATCGTGTATTTAGACTATAAAAGAAGATTTTATGTTGAAAACTTGCATAGCGAACTGAAACCTACCTTTGTCGATGTTGGAGAGTCAAAAATCTTGATCCTTTCTAATAATATACTGCCAGAAGCAAGGGATATTGTGTACAATCTTAGAAAGGATATCATCGAACACATTGAAAGGGAAAATTTTTTTAGATACTCCTTAATTCCAATAGAAAATACTTTAGGTGAACCTTATATCGTGAAAGTTATGAAAAATTATTCAAAAATTATGAACGTTGGACCTATGGCGTGTGTGGCAGGTGCTATAGCTCAAATTCTTGGCGAAAAACTTTTTAAGGGGGATGATTTAATAATAGAAAATGGAGGGGACATTTTTATTTACAAAAAGGGTCTAGTAAACATAAGAGTTTATACAAACGATGAAGTATTTAAGGACAAAATTATTATAACTGTTGATGAAAGACATGATCACAAACCCCTTGGGATTGCTACATCATCCGCAACCATTGGTCCTTCTCTATCCTTTGGTAAAACTTGTGCGACTTTAGTTGTGAGTAACAATTGTGCCCTGTCTGATGCTGCTGCCACCAGGATAGCAAACGATATCAAAACTTCTCATGATCTTAAAAGAGTTTTGGACAAGTATAAGAAGATGATATATGATTTTAATATACCGATTTTGGGAGTTGTTTGCGTAATCGATTCAAATATGGCTATATTTGGTAAGATAAAGGTTAGTTTTGGATAAAATTTGTCGCCGTTTTTGGTTGTTTTCTCTATATTGATAACTGTGTTATAATATGTTTTGCTTTTTGGAGAGGTGCTGGAGTGGTCGAACAGGCTCGCCTGGAAAGCGTGTAGATGGCAAAAAACCGTCTCGAGGGTTCGAATCCCTCCCTCTCCGCCATTTTTTATCCCTGCCCTTTAAAAAGGGCAAAACCCATAGGGAGGTGTATTGTTGGCAAATTCAAAGCTTTATGAGTTGGTAATTTTGTTTAACCCCAATGCTGAAGAGGAAAAGATTGATGCGTTGATGAAACGTATTCACGATCTGATCTCTAAAAGTTCTGGAGAACTCTTGAAAAGCGATAATTGGGGCAAAAAGAGATTAGCTTACACTATTGATGACTTGCGCGAGGCCATTTATATCTATGACGAATTCAGACTTCCAACGTCTGTAGTAGCTGAGGTTGACAGAATTTTGAAAATTAGCGAAATCGTTATTCGTCACATGATTGTTAAAAAACCAGACGTCCTTCAAAAGGCTGCTTTGAGTGCTGAAAAGGAGGATAATCAGTCAAAAGAGGGAGAGACTGATTCTAATGAGCAGGTTCAATAAGGTTATTCTGGTAGGTAGATTGGTTAAGGATCCAGAGCTTAGATACACTGCTGATGGCGTTCCAGTGGCAAGCTTGACTATTGCTGTTAATAGAATTAACAGGAAAAATTCCACTGATCAAACAAATGCAGATTTTTTTAATATTGTTGCTTGGCGCTCTACTGCAGAGTTTGCTAGTAACTTTATGAGAAAGGGAATTCTCTTTCTTGTAGAGGGTAGATTGCAAAATAGAAGTTATGAAACAAAGGAAGGCTCTAAGAGAACTGTTACCGAAATTATTGCGGACAGTATTCAGCTTTTGAGCCCAAAGCAAGAAAATGCTCAGAAATCTGAGGTAGGCGAAGATACTACAGAGTTAGATGATTTTATCTTTGACGAGGATTTTTCAAAAGGAGATTCTCCATTTTAATTTCTAAATCTATTGATTTGTTCTAAAATTTACTAAAGAATGTGAAGTAGTTATTTTTTAAATTTTAAGGAGGGTTTTGATTGGCTTTACAAAATACAAGAAAAAGGGTTAGGCGAAAGGCTTGCTCCTTTTGTGCCGAAAAGGTTAAATATATTGATTACAAAGACGTTAATCGCTTAAAGAAGTATTTAAGCGACAGGGGAAAAATTTTACCAAAAAGGGCTACTGGACTTTGTGCCAAGCATCAAAGACAGCTCACAACAGCGATTAAAAGAGCAAGGATGATAGCTCTTTTGCCATTTACTGTTGACTAGAAGATAATTATGGGTAGTTAGCTATAAGTTTTTAGAGCTTGGCTGTAGGATCTAAAACCCTTTGCTAACTACTCCCTTTATGTAAGGAGGTTATTTGTTTAAAAAAAACTTTGATGCCATTGAGGTTTTGCTAGCGTCAGCCTTAGTGGTGTTTTTTGTTTTATTTGGCGTTTATGTTCCAACTTTGGGTTTTTTGGGACTTCTTTTAATGGCTGTGCCTATATGTACAGTGACGTACAGAAGGGGCATTTTTTATGGAGTATCGACCCTTCTTTTATCAGGCATATTCCTTGCAATCTTTTTGCCATACATTATTTCTATAATATTTTGTGCAATCAATTTCTCTCTTGGTATTGTTATGGGACTGATTTTAAAGAAAGAAAAACCAATAAACGTCCTTCTTGGTACAACTGCAGCATTGTCTGGATTATTTGCTTTAGGCGTGGCATTCGTTATCCTAACTGGGCCAAAGGATCTTTTAAACAACCTTTATACAGCATTTGAATCGTATATGATATCTTATTATCAGGGTTCTTCGGGCGTAACAACCGAAGAGATAAAGCAATTTGTGAAGTATCTTGAGATCTACCTTCCTTCTTTGGTAATACTTTTATTCTTCGTTTGGTCAATATTTCAATATAGGATTGTTTCGTATGTTTTAAGATATTTATACAAGATTGAAGTTTTACAATTTGGTGATTTTAAAGATATTCGAATTCCTTATGAATTAAGTTTGTTGTTTTTAACCTCACTAGTAGCTAGTTTTTTGCCCATTTCAAACGAGATCAAAAATGCTTTTTTAAACGTTGAATTGATACTTACTTTTGTATATATGTTTGCAGGCGCATCTGTACTCTTTTTTATTCTGTCTAAAAAATTATTTTTTAAGAACGATATCTTTACTAAAGTTATAAACTTGATCGTAGTATTACTGTTTGTGATAGTGCCGTTTTTAAGCTTTTTATTGGTTTTTTTGGGTGTGTTTGATTCTGTATTTAATATTAGAAAGTACTTTAACTCTAGATTTAATTAAAAATTATTTTTTAATCTTGTTAGAAAGGAAGTGATATATTATGGACAAGATTAAGGTTCTTTTAACTCAAGATATAAAATCTCTTGGCAAGGCAGGGGATATAGTTGAGGTGTCTCAAGGATATGCAAGGAACTATTTGTTTTTAAAAAACCTTGCGAAAGAAGCCACAAAGCCAATTATAGAAGAGTATGAAAAAAGAAAAATAGCTAGTAAAAAGAAAGAAGACAAAAGATTGGCTGAAGCCAAAACTATAGCGCAGAAGCTTTCCTCGACTAATATACTAATCAAAGCAAGGATGGGAGAAAATAATAAATTTTATGGAGCGATAACCTCCAAAGACATATCAAACAAGTTGAAGGAAATGGGATTTGATTTTGATCCAAAACAAATAACCTTTGAAGGAGCAAAAGTTCCTGGTGAATATGAAGCAAAAATAAGAGTTTATCCGGGAGTATTTTCTGTTATAAAATTAACAGTGGAAGGTGTTTCAGATTCATAGTTATTTAATTTTAAAAACAAGAAAATAGATTGATATGACTGATTTTGATTATATTAAAAAGCAAATTTCTATTACTGACGTTATTGGACACTACGTTCACTTAAGACAAAGAGGTAACAGTTTGGTTGGGCTTTGCCCTTTTCACAATGAGAAAACTCCATCCTTTTACGTTAATCCAGAAAAGGGGCTTTTTTATTGTTTCGGATGCAAAGTTGGTGGAGACGTTTTTACCTTCCTTATGAAGCTTGAAAACCTTACCTTTGTTGAAGCATTTAAAAAAGCGGCTTCAATTTGTGGAGTTGAGGTTTCATCTGAATTTGAAAGTTCTTCAAAGGATCAAGTTTTAAGAGTTCTAAGAGAGGCAGGGCTATTTTTCCGAGAAAGTTTGTGGAAAGAATCGGGGAAAAATGCTTTAGAATATATGCGCTCACGAGGCTTTTCTGATGATTTTTTGAAAGAATATGAAATCGGCTTTGTTCCAGAAGATGCAAGCGAATTAGTTGAAAGATTAAAAAAACTTTCTTTTTCTGAGGATATAATTTATAAATCTGCAATCTTTTTAAACTTTAAGGAAGGCGTTTTAAGGCTTTCTGGAAGAGTTTCATTTCCTATAAAAAATGTAGAGAGCGAGATAGTTGCATTTGGTGGGAGGCTTATTAAAAACGATCTTGATTCCCCAAAATATCTAAATTATCCTGATACGCTTGTCTTCAGAAAAAAGAACACCCTTTTCTTAATTGATAAGGCATTTGAGCACATAAAGAGTTCGCAAAGAGTTATTCTTGTAGAGGGCTATTTAGATGCTTTGATGATGCATCAAAAAGGCTTTAGAAATACAGTTGCATCTTTGGGCACTACCCTTAATCCATCTAGTTTCAAGAGAATTGATAAACTAGTGGAAAGATTGATAATTATGTACGATTCTGATGATGCGGGAAGAATTGCTACTAACAGACTTTTGAATATGACAGACCAGTTTAGCTGTAATTTATCTGTTGCAAGCCTTCCAGAAGGGCTGGATCCACATGATGTTTTAACAAAATATGACAAAAGCGTAATGGAAAGAATATTGCAAAATTATATCAGCGGGGTTGATTTTAGAATTAATCTTATATTTTCTGATCCTTCTAACACAATAGAATCAAAAAGGCAAAAGTATAGGTTAGCTATTAGAGAACTGCAAAATCTTGGAGCAGAAGAGATTGAAGATTTTGTAAAAAAGGTCAGTGAAAAATTGCACGTTCCTGAATCAAGAATTTTGTCCGATTCAGAAAGAATGTCTAAAAGAAAGATGTCAGGGGAAAAAATTTTTTACAATTTGGTTAACTATTTTGATAGACACATTTTGAGAACTATTATTGAAAGACCTGATTTCTACTTTTTGCTTAAGTCTTTTGATTATTCTATGCTCTTTAACGATGAAGAGTTTTTACAAGCTGCAGAAGAGATTTTTAATATGGACAGCTTTGATATAGATGAAAATATTCTTGACCTTTCTGATAAAACAAAGGCAAAAGTAAGCCAAATTATACTAGAAGATGTACCAATTATTCCAGACGATCAGTGGGAAGAGATATTGCAACTGGCATGGACAAGAAAAAATATGTTGCTACTAAAAGAAAACTTGTCCAAAGATAAGGATGCTATGGTCGAATTTTTGGAATTAGCAAAAAAAGAAAAGGAGTTATCTTCAAAAATTGCAAGAATTAACGATTGATAACTTAAATGTGTTAAAAGATTAGTTGTATGCTAAAGTGTGAAGGCGAAACCTTTAAAGTATCGATTAAGGACGAACAAGAGATGATTGAGTTTGGTTCTAAGATTGGATCTTGCCTTGAGAAAAAAGATATCTTGCTTTTGGAGGGGGAGCTTGGATCTGGTAAGACCACCTTTGTGCGAGGGATAACAAAGGATGCTTTTAGCCCAAGTTTTACTCTTTTAAACAAGTATAATTTTAAAGATACTCAGATTTACCATCTTGATTTTTATAGATTAGAAAAACCTGATTATGATCTTTTTATGGAACTCGAAGAGGTTGAAGATGCTATAGTGATCGTTGAATGGCCAAAATTTGACCTGCCAATATTCGAAAAATCTAATATTTTAAAGTTTGTTGTTTTTGAAGATCATAGAGAAGTTATTATTTGTGGGGAGAAAGCACGTGAATTTTATCAAAGCTATACTAAAAAGTAATCTTAATGAATATTATGAATAGAAAAAATAAGTTCTTTATAGCGCACATTAACGATGAAACCTATTTCTTACTAGATAATGGGGAAAACATTAAAGATTACAGTTTTAAGGGGCACTTATCAGATCAACTCCATCTAAAATTTAAACAGTTTTTGGATTTGTATGGCTTTAATCTAAACGATATTGATTCAATTTATGTATCAAGAGGACCCGGCTCTTTTACCGCTCTGAGAACAGTTATATTATTTGCCAAAACTTTATGCCTATGCCTTAGGACAAAACTTTTTTCGGCGAATATTTTTGAGATTTTTTTATATGGCACAGATTCTTCAAAAGAAATTCAAAACATAGCTCTTTTTTCTAAAAAAAACAGCTACTATCTGGCGAAAGTTGTTTCAACTAAAGGTCTTTGTGGATATAATCTAGTTGCAGAGGAAAAGTTAAACGATCTGTGTGGTCTTTTTATAGGAAATAACCCTTTTAAAAATTTTAAGAGCGTTTCTTTCAAAGACATAAAAATAAATTTCAATGTTTTTAGAGAAGAAGATGTGTATAGCTTTGAGCCTGAATATGGGATTGATCTCAATGTTAAGGTCTTCAGTCGATAGAATTTGAGTTACTATGGATATAAAAAATACAGATTCTTTTAAAGTAGACTTTTCGAAAGTTGATATTATTCCTGCAACTCTCTCTCATTGCGAAAGCTTAATGGAATTTGGCAGAGAACTGCCATCCTTTTATTCGAATATAGAGTTTCTAAAAAAAGATTTATTTGATCCTTTAAAATGTTTTTTTGTAGCGATTTATGAAGATCTGGTGGTTGGTTTTATTTCATTCTTCAAGTTATATGACGAGATTCATCTTGCTTATATATATGTGAAGAGAGATTTTAGAAATTTCGGTTTGGGAAAGAGACTCTTCAAATTTGCTTATGACAAGTTTTATCTTAAAGGAAAAGAGATATGGCTTGAAGTAGAAACTACGAATACAGCTGCTTGTCTTTTTTATACTAAACTGGGCTTTAGGATAGTATATAAGAGAAAGAATTATTATGGAGAAAACAAAGACGCCTGGATAATGAAGAGAGAAGCTTAAGAATTAACTTGAGAGCGATGAAAGTATTGAAATAGCAAAGCCCAATGAATCAATTGGGCTGGTCGGCCTAACTACTATTTCTTCTTTTGTAGATTTGACAAAGAAGCCATTCTTTTTAATTTTTTCAAGAAAGTTGGTAGTATTTGGAGCTATTTTTATGCTGTCTTTTAAGATACTTAATTCCTTTATTCCAATTTTTGTGGCTTTTAGTTTTATTAACGTCAGCAAGAAAAGATTTGATAGTTCTTTTGGCATTTTTCCAAATCTGTCTTCAATTTCTTCTTGCAATGAAAAAAGTTCTTCTTCACTGTCAACCCTTTGAAGCCTTTTGTAAAGATCAATTCTTAATCCCTCTTCGTTTATATAATTTTTGTCTATATAGAGTTCAATTTCAGCTCTTACCCTAGTAAATTCCTTGGCTGTCCCTTTTATTCTTGCAAGCTCTTCTGCTATCATCTCTGTGAATAGTTCAACTCCAATATTTTCCATGTGCCCGTGTTGTTCTGTTCCCAATACGTTTCCAGTTCCTCTTATTTCCATGTCTTTCAGACTAATATTAAAACCGCTAACTAGTGCAGAGTTCATTTGGATGGTTTGTAATCTTCTTTTTGCGTCTTCTGTAATCTTTTTGTCAGAACTGTATAAAAAGTATGCATAACCTTGTTTGAAACTCCTACCTACCCTGCCTCTTAGTTGATAAAGCTCAGAAAGTCCAAATAGATCTGCGTTGTTTATAATTATGGTATTTACCTCTGGGATATCTAAGCCAGATTCTAATATTGCTGTTGATATGAGAAGGTCTATTTCTTTGTTTAAAAATCTTTCTAAGGTTGTTGATATCTCTTGAGGGCTTTTTTGACCATGTAATACTGCACAACTAACATTTCCTACTATACTTTCTATCTTCTCTTTCAAATTATTTAAATTAGAAATTCTTGCATCGACGACAAAAATTTGACCCCCTCTGTCAAGCTCTCTTAATATGGCTTCTCTAACAATTGTGTCTTTAAAGGGTGAGACTATTGTTCGAATTGGCATTCTGTTTTTTGGTGGGGTAAAGATGGTTGATATATCCCTTAGGCCGCTTAATGCCATATTTAAAGTTCTGGGTATAGGCGTTGCAGATAAAGACAACACATCCAGTTCTGTTCTTAACTTCTTGAATTGTTCTTTTTGCATGACGCCAAACTTTTGTTCTTCATCTATAATTAATAAACCCAAATTTTTAAATTTTATACCTTTTGACAATAGCGAGTGTGTTCCAATAATGATATCTATTTTATTCTCTTTCAAATCTTCTAGGATTTTATTTTTGTTTCCTGATCTGGAAATCCTTGACAAAACTTCTACTCTTACCCCAAGGGGGTCAAATCTATTTTTGAAAGTTCTATAGTGTTGATCGGCTAATAGTGTGGTAGGAGCAAGTAACGCAACTTGTCTTGATGCTAACACTGCCCTATATGCTGCTCTTATTGCTATTTCTGTTTTTCCGAAGCCAGCATCAGCTACTATTAATCTATCCATTGGGTATGGCTTTGACATATCTATAAAAACATCCTCAATAGCTCTTTCTTGATCTGGGGTTTCCTCATAGCCAAAACTCTCTTTCAGCTCTAATTCTTCTATTGTAGGGTTTTTGCTATTTGAATATATTGGTCTTTGAACGTTTCGTCTTGAAGCTTCTATAAAAACTATTTCATGAGCTATTTTTTCTGCAAAATCTTTGGCTCTTTTTTTCTTTGAAGTCCAATCGTTCGACCTTAAACTGGAAAGTTCTGCATCGTCTGGACCAATATATTTTGATAGTCTGGTAAATTCTTCAACAGGGATGTATAGGATGTCGCCATCCTTGTATAGGATTTGCGCGTATTCTCTTTGAATCTTGGTAAAGTTCATGAGCTTTAATCCGATAAATCTTCCTATTCCGTGATCTGTGTGCACTACCAGATCGTTGTACTGAAGTTCCTGGAGGCTAGATATATTTTTATGTCTTGTTATTTTTTCTTTTGTTTGCTTTGTAGAAAACTCTTGTGAGGTAAAGATTATTAAATTTTCTTTGATGCTGTATTTTTTTGTTATTTCTTTGTTTATACCTAATATCTCTATGCCTGCTGGATAATTTCTCTCTGAAAATATTAATTGAGTGTTTTCCAAGTCTTTTAAGTAGTCAGGTATATGATTCATAGATATTTCTACTGTGTAATTGGCATTTAAGTACCAATTAAGAGTGTTTTTTACGTCTTCAGGTCGTCCTCTTGGTAAAAGAGGAGCTGTTTTAACCTCTTTTGAAAGAGGTTTAATTAGCTCTGTGTTAAAATCAATTATTTTGAAGCGCTCGTCCAAATTAAAATCCTTTGTAGCCAAATTTTCAGGATTCCCTATTAACTTGTAAACAAAGGATGGCATCTTGACATATATTTTGTTTTCAATCTGAAAGCTTCTTAATTTTTCAATCTCCTGTAGAAGTCTTGTTGCTTCTGATTGAACTTGATCTTTATCAACGAAAAAGATGGTGTCAAAGTCATCTAAAATGAATTGTAGGTCATTTTTAAAGTATAGATAATTCTCAATGCCAGAAAAGTTGATGTCATTTTCTATATTCTTTATTTCTTCTGAAATAATATCTCTTTCTTCCTTTGATAGGGCATTGAAAAACTTTCTGATCTTTTCTTTTTCATCTGGTAAAAATTTTAGTGCTTCTATAACAATTAAATTGAAGCTATCAAC
Above is a genomic segment from Thermodesulfobium narugense DSM 14796 containing:
- the tsaE gene encoding tRNA (adenosine(37)-N6)-threonylcarbamoyltransferase complex ATPase subunit type 1 TsaE; protein product: MLKCEGETFKVSIKDEQEMIEFGSKIGSCLEKKDILLLEGELGSGKTTFVRGITKDAFSPSFTLLNKYNFKDTQIYHLDFYRLEKPDYDLFMELEEVEDAIVIVEWPKFDLPIFEKSNILKFVVFEDHREVIICGEKAREFYQSYTKK
- the rpsF gene encoding 30S ribosomal protein S6, encoding MANSKLYELVILFNPNAEEEKIDALMKRIHDLISKSSGELLKSDNWGKKRLAYTIDDLREAIYIYDEFRLPTSVVAEVDRILKISEIVIRHMIVKKPDVLQKAALSAEKEDNQSKEGETDSNEQVQ
- the dnaG gene encoding DNA primase, with the protein product MTDFDYIKKQISITDVIGHYVHLRQRGNSLVGLCPFHNEKTPSFYVNPEKGLFYCFGCKVGGDVFTFLMKLENLTFVEAFKKAASICGVEVSSEFESSSKDQVLRVLREAGLFFRESLWKESGKNALEYMRSRGFSDDFLKEYEIGFVPEDASELVERLKKLSFSEDIIYKSAIFLNFKEGVLRLSGRVSFPIKNVESEIVAFGGRLIKNDLDSPKYLNYPDTLVFRKKNTLFLIDKAFEHIKSSQRVILVEGYLDALMMHQKGFRNTVASLGTTLNPSSFKRIDKLVERLIIMYDSDDAGRIATNRLLNMTDQFSCNLSVASLPEGLDPHDVLTKYDKSVMERILQNYISGVDFRINLIFSDPSNTIESKRQKYRLAIRELQNLGAEEIEDFVKKVSEKLHVPESRILSDSERMSKRKMSGEKIFYNLVNYFDRHILRTIIERPDFYFLLKSFDYSMLFNDEEFLQAAEEIFNMDSFDIDENILDLSDKTKAKVSQIILEDVPIIPDDQWEEILQLAWTRKNMLLLKENLSKDKDAMVEFLELAKKEKELSSKIARIND
- the rpsR gene encoding 30S ribosomal protein S18, which produces MALQNTRKRVRRKACSFCAEKVKYIDYKDVNRLKKYLSDRGKILPKRATGLCAKHQRQLTTAIKRARMIALLPFTVD
- a CDS encoding UPF0280 family protein, with the translated sequence MYLDYKRRFYVENLHSELKPTFVDVGESKILILSNNILPEARDIVYNLRKDIIEHIERENFFRYSLIPIENTLGEPYIVKVMKNYSKIMNVGPMACVAGAIAQILGEKLFKGDDLIIENGGDIFIYKKGLVNIRVYTNDEVFKDKIIITVDERHDHKPLGIATSSATIGPSLSFGKTCATLVVSNNCALSDAAATRIANDIKTSHDLKRVLDKYKKMIYDFNIPILGVVCVIDSNMAIFGKIKVSFG
- a CDS encoding DUF933 domain-containing protein, whose product is MVGITAFPFSGKTTVVNLLLKRSSLQKSESEGRIPVPDERLETLAKIFEPLKKTPAFIPIKELSAFDLRKKIDPSLINEMKNADVISFVARSFDISLYPYIYPDVDPRRDIRKFLDELIIEDIAVVEKRIKTSLKGVKKNSQEEEIEILRKALPILEEGKLFREVELSNDEVTHLKHYSFLTLKPFLLLLNIGENDLANIGQIEDEFTRFLGKSAKVLALSAKLEEELSMLEPEEAKEMLLSFGLTSFGLERFIQACYNLLGYMTFFTVGKDEVRAWQVRKGASALEAAAKIHSDIARGFIRAEVISYEDFIGCGSMNEAKKRGLLRLEGKEYLVKDGDILHVRFNI
- a CDS encoding DUF2232 domain-containing protein; protein product: MFKKNFDAIEVLLASALVVFFVLFGVYVPTLGFLGLLLMAVPICTVTYRRGIFYGVSTLLLSGIFLAIFLPYIISIIFCAINFSLGIVMGLILKKEKPINVLLGTTAALSGLFALGVAFVILTGPKDLLNNLYTAFESYMISYYQGSSGVTTEEIKQFVKYLEIYLPSLVILLFFVWSIFQYRIVSYVLRYLYKIEVLQFGDFKDIRIPYELSLLFLTSLVASFLPISNEIKNAFLNVELILTFVYMFAGASVLFFILSKKLFFKNDIFTKVINLIVVLLFVIVPFLSFLLVFLGVFDSVFNIRKYFNSRFN
- a CDS encoding peptidase M22 glycoprotease; its protein translation is MNRKNKFFIAHINDETYFLLDNGENIKDYSFKGHLSDQLHLKFKQFLDLYGFNLNDIDSIYVSRGPGSFTALRTVILFAKTLCLCLRTKLFSANIFEIFLYGTDSSKEIQNIALFSKKNSYYLAKVVSTKGLCGYNLVAEEKLNDLCGLFIGNNPFKNFKSVSFKDIKINFNVFREEDVYSFEPEYGIDLNVKVFSR
- a CDS encoding single-stranded DNA-binding protein; this translates as MSRFNKVILVGRLVKDPELRYTADGVPVASLTIAVNRINRKNSTDQTNADFFNIVAWRSTAEFASNFMRKGILFLVEGRLQNRSYETKEGSKRTVTEIIADSIQLLSPKQENAQKSEVGEDTTELDDFIFDEDFSKGDSPF
- a CDS encoding GNAT family N-acetyltransferase encodes the protein MDIKNTDSFKVDFSKVDIIPATLSHCESLMEFGRELPSFYSNIEFLKKDLFDPLKCFFVAIYEDLVVGFISFFKLYDEIHLAYIYVKRDFRNFGLGKRLFKFAYDKFYLKGKEIWLEVETTNTAACLFYTKLGFRIVYKRKNYYGENKDAWIMKREA
- the rplI gene encoding 50S ribosomal protein L9, with product MDKIKVLLTQDIKSLGKAGDIVEVSQGYARNYLFLKNLAKEATKPIIEEYEKRKIASKKKEDKRLAEAKTIAQKLSSTNILIKARMGENNKFYGAITSKDISNKLKEMGFDFDPKQITFEGAKVPGEYEAKIRVYPGVFSVIKLTVEGVSDS